One stretch of Ipomoea triloba cultivar NCNSP0323 chromosome 8, ASM357664v1 DNA includes these proteins:
- the LOC116027427 gene encoding acyl-coenzyme A thioesterase 9, mitochondrial-like isoform X2 — MKPRRAPPFSQYLSKPPSTSSIDFKRRTIAKISSCDQVSRNFNWFVSSSKPQSYELSPTHSLCSSKKAESIFTAAFCGQIVSHISQLRRFSSSPKGPSSSGDSMPIVSSEDSLDAGSSIRKPTNLWPGMYYSPVTNALWEARSSVFEALSNATVDAPPQSELMTKTPGMSRTSVSYKFSTDYALREQYRNPWNMMRMGRLVEDLDALAGTISYKHCSDNDIATRPLLLVTASVDKMVLKKPIRIDLDLKIEGAVTWVGRSSMEIQLKVIQPSPDTSDSLALTANFTFVARDSVTGKSAPVNQISPETEDEKLLWSEAEERNKMRKKSSRGEQKKKVDIDEVNRLNELLAEGRVFCDMPALADRDSILIQDTCLQNSLICQPQQRNIHGRIFGGFLMRRAFELAYATAYAFAGSAPCFKEVDHIDFLKPVDVGNFLRFKSCVLYTELENPSQPFINVEVVAHVTRPELRSSEVSNKFYFTFSVCSDALENGPRIRSVVPATEEEARRVIERMDAEKCC, encoded by the exons ATGAAACCTCGACGAGCACCTCCGTTCTCTCAATATCTATCGAAACCACCATCGACATCCTCCATTGATTTCAAG CGAAGAACCATCGCAAAAATCTCATCTTGCGATCAAGTTTCAAGAAACTTCAATTGGTTTGTTTCATCTTCAAAACCCCAGAGCTATGAACTTTCTCCAACCCACTCCCTCTGTTCGTCCAAGAAAGCAGAATCCATTTTTACGGCTGCATTTTGTGGCCAAATTGTTTCCCATATTTCGCAATTAAGACGATTTTCAAGCTCCCCGAAGGGACCTTCTTCATCCGGTGATTCGATGCCAATTGTTTCATCTGAGGACTCATTAGACGCAGGTTCTTCAATTCGAAAGCCGACCAATTTGTGGCCTGGAATGTATTATTCCCCTGTGACAAATGCCTTATGGGAAGCAAGATCGAGCGTTTTTGAGGCACTTTCTAATGCCACCGTTGATGCCCCTCCCCAGAGTGAACTGATGACAAAGACACCTGGAATGAGCAGGACCAGTGTATCCTACAAATTCTCCACTGATTATGCTCTGAGAGAACAGTATAGAAACCCCTGGAATATGATGAGGATGGGAAGATTGGTCGAAGACCTTGATGCTTTGGCTGGAACAATATCTTATAAG CACTGCTCAGATAATGATATTGCAACTAGGCCATTATTGCTAGTTACTGCCTCTGTTGACAAGATGGTTTTGAAGAAACCAATTCGCATCGATTTGgatttgaaaattgagggggcTGTTACTTGGGTTGGGAGGTCATCCATGGAGATTCAATTGAAAGTGATTCAGCCCTCACCAG ATACTTCAGACTCTTTGGCTCTTACTGCAAACTTCACTTTTGTGGCTCGTGACTCTGTTACTGGAAAATCAGCTCCAGTCAACCAGATTTCACCAGAAACTGAAGATGAAAAGTTGCTTTGGAGTGAAGctgaagaaagaaacaaaatgagGAAGAAATCATCAAGAGGGGAACAGAAAAAGAAAGTTGATATTGATGAAGTAAATAGGCTTAATGAATTGTTGGCCGAGGGCAGAGTCTTTTGTGACATGCCAGCTTTGGCAGACAGGGATAGTATTCTGATTCAGGATACCTGCCTCCAGAATTCCTTGATTTGCCAACCACAGCAAAGGAACATCCATGGTCGTATATTTGGAGGCTTTTTGATGAGAAGAGCTTTTGAGCTGGCCTATGCAACAGCTTATGCATTTGCAGGGAGTGCACCTTGCTTCAAAGAAGTTGATCATATTGATTTCTTAAAACCT GTAGATGTTGGAAATTTCCTTCGCTTCAAATCATGTGTTTTGTACACAGAACTGGAGAACCCTTCTCAGCCTTTCATTAATGTGGAGGTTGTAGCTCATGTTACAAGACCCGAACTGCGGTCCAGTGAG GTATCAAACAAGTTCTACTTCACATTCTCTGTCTGCTCAGATGCACTGGAAAATGGTCCGAGGATTCGGAGTGTTGTTCCTGCCACGGAGGAGGAAGCCCGTCGTGTAATTGAGCGCATGGATGCGGAAAAATGTTGTTAA
- the LOC116027427 gene encoding acyl-coenzyme A thioesterase 9, mitochondrial-like isoform X1, producing the protein MKPRRAPPFSQYLSKPPSTSSIDFKVRIYESVSSLHTLVSHFLIQESTQTLPSPNKLTNAHIFNPSKQRRTIAKISSCDQVSRNFNWFVSSSKPQSYELSPTHSLCSSKKAESIFTAAFCGQIVSHISQLRRFSSSPKGPSSSGDSMPIVSSEDSLDAGSSIRKPTNLWPGMYYSPVTNALWEARSSVFEALSNATVDAPPQSELMTKTPGMSRTSVSYKFSTDYALREQYRNPWNMMRMGRLVEDLDALAGTISYKHCSDNDIATRPLLLVTASVDKMVLKKPIRIDLDLKIEGAVTWVGRSSMEIQLKVIQPSPDTSDSLALTANFTFVARDSVTGKSAPVNQISPETEDEKLLWSEAEERNKMRKKSSRGEQKKKVDIDEVNRLNELLAEGRVFCDMPALADRDSILIQDTCLQNSLICQPQQRNIHGRIFGGFLMRRAFELAYATAYAFAGSAPCFKEVDHIDFLKPVDVGNFLRFKSCVLYTELENPSQPFINVEVVAHVTRPELRSSEVSNKFYFTFSVCSDALENGPRIRSVVPATEEEARRVIERMDAEKCC; encoded by the exons ATGAAACCTCGACGAGCACCTCCGTTCTCTCAATATCTATCGAAACCACCATCGACATCCTCCATTGATTTCAAGGTGAGAATATATGAATCGGTGTCCTCTCTTCACACACTTGTTTCCCACTTTCTCATTCAAGAATCAACCCAAACTCTTCCCTCCCCAAACAAATTAACCAATGCCCATATTTTCAATCCATCTAAACAGCGAAGAACCATCGCAAAAATCTCATCTTGCGATCAAGTTTCAAGAAACTTCAATTGGTTTGTTTCATCTTCAAAACCCCAGAGCTATGAACTTTCTCCAACCCACTCCCTCTGTTCGTCCAAGAAAGCAGAATCCATTTTTACGGCTGCATTTTGTGGCCAAATTGTTTCCCATATTTCGCAATTAAGACGATTTTCAAGCTCCCCGAAGGGACCTTCTTCATCCGGTGATTCGATGCCAATTGTTTCATCTGAGGACTCATTAGACGCAGGTTCTTCAATTCGAAAGCCGACCAATTTGTGGCCTGGAATGTATTATTCCCCTGTGACAAATGCCTTATGGGAAGCAAGATCGAGCGTTTTTGAGGCACTTTCTAATGCCACCGTTGATGCCCCTCCCCAGAGTGAACTGATGACAAAGACACCTGGAATGAGCAGGACCAGTGTATCCTACAAATTCTCCACTGATTATGCTCTGAGAGAACAGTATAGAAACCCCTGGAATATGATGAGGATGGGAAGATTGGTCGAAGACCTTGATGCTTTGGCTGGAACAATATCTTATAAG CACTGCTCAGATAATGATATTGCAACTAGGCCATTATTGCTAGTTACTGCCTCTGTTGACAAGATGGTTTTGAAGAAACCAATTCGCATCGATTTGgatttgaaaattgagggggcTGTTACTTGGGTTGGGAGGTCATCCATGGAGATTCAATTGAAAGTGATTCAGCCCTCACCAG ATACTTCAGACTCTTTGGCTCTTACTGCAAACTTCACTTTTGTGGCTCGTGACTCTGTTACTGGAAAATCAGCTCCAGTCAACCAGATTTCACCAGAAACTGAAGATGAAAAGTTGCTTTGGAGTGAAGctgaagaaagaaacaaaatgagGAAGAAATCATCAAGAGGGGAACAGAAAAAGAAAGTTGATATTGATGAAGTAAATAGGCTTAATGAATTGTTGGCCGAGGGCAGAGTCTTTTGTGACATGCCAGCTTTGGCAGACAGGGATAGTATTCTGATTCAGGATACCTGCCTCCAGAATTCCTTGATTTGCCAACCACAGCAAAGGAACATCCATGGTCGTATATTTGGAGGCTTTTTGATGAGAAGAGCTTTTGAGCTGGCCTATGCAACAGCTTATGCATTTGCAGGGAGTGCACCTTGCTTCAAAGAAGTTGATCATATTGATTTCTTAAAACCT GTAGATGTTGGAAATTTCCTTCGCTTCAAATCATGTGTTTTGTACACAGAACTGGAGAACCCTTCTCAGCCTTTCATTAATGTGGAGGTTGTAGCTCATGTTACAAGACCCGAACTGCGGTCCAGTGAG GTATCAAACAAGTTCTACTTCACATTCTCTGTCTGCTCAGATGCACTGGAAAATGGTCCGAGGATTCGGAGTGTTGTTCCTGCCACGGAGGAGGAAGCCCGTCGTGTAATTGAGCGCATGGATGCGGAAAAATGTTGTTAA